From Streptomyces chrestomyceticus JCM 4735, one genomic window encodes:
- a CDS encoding sugar phosphate isomerase/epimerase family protein yields MTSQISLGLLVDQAFYGSPYQGKDAWRAAAELGAEWICIVEEAMEIAPERLLQFRDDADAVGLPISLTACHAFGLSDFRDVVREFHLKRAEAHVDLTRELGGEVMKLLLGDWFWRAMWPEEAQWQLLAASVRRLADYAEARGIALSVKPEPMETSLVTDVDDLVRLLDDVGSPALQANVDVSHLVVAGVAASEVGRLPGRVNSVDYSDSNGTYHEHLVPGEGVADMAAFTDQLLAVDAAWVGVEVGPFADPENAYDKVGRAMARSRDFFDTAAARRV; encoded by the coding sequence ATGACCAGTCAAATCAGCCTGGGGCTGCTGGTGGACCAGGCGTTCTACGGTTCCCCGTACCAGGGCAAGGACGCGTGGCGGGCCGCCGCCGAACTGGGCGCCGAATGGATCTGCATCGTCGAAGAGGCGATGGAAATCGCCCCGGAACGGCTGCTGCAATTCCGTGACGACGCCGACGCGGTGGGCCTGCCCATCAGCCTGACGGCCTGTCACGCATTCGGACTCAGTGATTTCCGCGACGTCGTGCGGGAATTCCACCTCAAGCGCGCCGAAGCCCATGTCGACCTCACCAGGGAACTGGGCGGCGAGGTCATGAAACTGCTCCTCGGCGACTGGTTCTGGCGCGCCATGTGGCCCGAGGAGGCGCAGTGGCAGTTGCTGGCCGCCTCGGTGCGGCGGCTCGCCGACTACGCCGAGGCGCGCGGCATCGCGCTCAGCGTCAAGCCCGAGCCGATGGAGACCTCCCTGGTCACGGATGTCGACGACCTCGTACGGCTGCTGGACGACGTCGGCTCCCCGGCCCTCCAGGCCAATGTCGACGTCTCCCACCTCGTCGTCGCGGGCGTGGCCGCCTCCGAGGTGGGCCGGCTGCCCGGCCGGGTCAACAGCGTCGACTACTCCGACTCCAACGGCACGTACCACGAGCACCTGGTGCCGGGCGAGGGCGTCGCGGACATGGCCGCCTTCACCGACCAACTGCTCGCCGTCGACGCCGCCTGGGTCGGCGTCGAGGTCGGCCCGTTCGCCGACCCGGAGAACGCCTACGACAAGGTCGGCCGGGCGATGGCCCGGTCCCGCGACTTCTTCGACACCGCGGCCGCGCGGCGTGTCTGA